Below is a window of Desmonostoc muscorum LEGE 12446 DNA.
TTCTGGACTATTGCTGTTAAATGTTGGCACCCTATCCAACTTACCTGGTAAAGGACGCACTTGTTGTGATTGCACCACTTCTTGAGGCGGTGGTGTAACAGGTGTGGATTGGGCTATGGGAAAAATTAGTAACAATGGCAACATATACTTAGGTAACACTTTGAACATACAGACACTAACAACTTGATGAAAGTGCCAGATTGTTAATAATTAATAAGAAATCGGCAAGAATGGCACTCAAATTTTCTGGATTGAGAACCGGAACGTGAACAAAGATACAACGCGTCGGTAGTCGGCTTTGGTTTAAGTATTCCAAAACTGAATAGTAAAGACCTTCGCAAACAAATTTACCGCAGTCATGGCTAATCTCAATTGCCACTGCTCCCGCGACTAATTTTTCTAAATCAACATCTGTCTGCAAAACAGTTTCACCAGAGCTAGCGGCTAATTCTACACTTAATCGTGTGCGACTTGCAGCCATGCCACAACAGATGATGTAATGGGGTTGGATTGCATTGATTTTTTGAATTACCTGAGAACTGGCCTGTTGCACATCTACGGGTAACAAGCGCAAAAAA
It encodes the following:
- a CDS encoding pyroglutamyl-peptidase I family protein, which produces MQKRILLTSFDTWLADQLSNSSDDLLIEVTKLELTTHDLTFLRLLPVDVQQASSQVIQKINAIQPHYIICCGMAASRTRLSVELAASSGETVLQTDVDLEKLVAGAVAIEISHDCGKFVCEGLYYSVLEYLNQSRLPTRCIFVHVPVLNPENLSAILADFLLIINNLALSSSC